TTCGGCGGTGACGCGAATCAGCGGTTCGGTACCGCTGGCGCGAACGAGGAACCAACCCGAGTCTGTCTCGACACGCACTCCGTCGGTCGTATCGACGTTCTCGTACGCGTCGGTGAGCGCTTCGGCGAGCGTCCGCATCGCCCCCGCCTTGTCGTCGACGGAGAGGTTCAGCCGACGGGTGGTGTAGCGGGAGACGTCGAGGTCCGCGACCTGTTCGGAGAGCGGTCCCTTCCGACGGACGAGATCCGCGAGGCGAAGCGCCGCGTAGTTTCCATCGGGAGCGAGCGTCTGGTCGGGCCAGATCCACGCGCCGCTCGGCTCGCCCCCGAAGACGAATCCGGGTCGGGAGACGGCCTCCGCGACGAACACGTCGCCGACGGGGGTGTACGTCACCTCGCCGCCCGCCTCGGCCACCACGTCGGCGACGAGGAGGCTGGTGTCGACGGGGACGGCCACGGAGTCGCCCTCCGACACCACGTCGCGCGCGAAGAGGGCGAGGAGGGCGTCACCGGGGACGTACGCCCCGGTGTCGGAGACGGCGACCATGCGGTCGGAGTCGCCGTCGTGGGCGATACCGAAGTCCGCGTCAGTCGCGGGGACGGTCTGACGGAGCGTCGTGAGCGTCTCGGCGTTGGGTTCGCTCTTGCGCGCGGGAAACGTTCCGTCTTGCTGCGCGTTGAGCGTGTTCACGGTTGCGTCCAACTCGTAGAGGGCGTCGACGGTGACGCGACCGGTCCCGTTGCCGAGGTCCACGACGGCATCGACGCCCGCCATCGTCTCGAACGCGTCGACCACCGCGTCGGTGTGCCGTTCGACGGCGTCCGTCTCCGCGTGCTCGCGGCCGAACCCGTCCCAATCCGCGGGCGCGAGACCGCCCGACTCCACCCGCTCTTCGATGCGGTTGTTCCGCTCGGGGGAGAACGCCTGTCCGGACTGCGTCCAGAGTTTGATACCGTTGTCGGGCGCCGGGTTGTGCGAGGCGGTGACCGCGACGCCTGCGTCCGCGCCGAACCACTCGACGCTCCGCGCGATGGTCGGCGTCGCGGCGACGCCGACGCGAACCACGTCGGCCCCGCACTCGCGGAGTCCGGCGCTGAGGGCGTCCGCGAGGACGTCCCCCGTAACGCGCGCGTCCCGACCCAGAACGACCCGCTCGGCGTCGACGGCGAGCGCCTGTCCGATGCGGAGTGCGAGGTCCGCCGTCACCGTCTCACCGACGGGTCCGCGGATACCGCTCGTTCCAAACATACGAGACAGTCAGCCGGGGTGACCGCATTGGTATGTGTCACCTAAAGCGAGAGCTGTTAGCGTGGCACGCGCCTGCAGAGCGGAGGACGAGCGACCGCCGAAACGCCGCCGAAAACGGCCCAGCGTCAGCTTCCGCACCCTCGGCTCGGCAGGTCCCTGACCGAGACGACTTCCAGGCGGCCGTCGCTGTGAATCGTCACCTCGTAGCCGGCGTAGCGAAACGAGATGGACCCGCACATCTCGCCTTCGCCGATGAGGTCGTCCAGCGCGTCGGGGTCCACCGCCGCCCCCAGCGGCGGGAGTCCCGTGGGTTCAACGCCCTCGATTGCCGCGATACTCAAAACGACGTTCGTGCTGACGAGTTCGGAGTGCTCGTACGCGATGTGATACGACTTGGCTCCGTCCTCGCGGTCGATACGCTGCTCCCACCACTGTTCGATCTGCGCTCTCATCTCTGCGAACGCTCTTCGGTTCGGTCGGGTTCAGATAAGTGTTATTATTCGATTTTTTGATTAAGTGTCTTACTAACGTGGACGCGGCGCAGCCCGTGAAAACCCCGGAACGTCGAACGACAGCACGTAGCTCGTGTATGAATCGGATTAATCAGTCCGGCCGGCACCGGTTCGCACCGTCGGAGAGCGGTACGGGAATCGAATGGACCGACAGGTAGTTACCCGCCGGGCCCGCAGAGTGGCACGATGTGGCCCTGGGGACACCTCGCCTTCGCGTACGTCCTCTACTCCTCGTACGTGCGCCTCCGCTATCGACTCGCCCCCGAGTGGCCGGGCGTCCTGCTCGCGGTACTCGGTTCGCAGGCACCCGACCTGATCGACAAACCGCTCGGGTGGTCATTACACGTACTGCCGGGTGGGCGGACGCTCGCCCACTCGCTGTTCTTCGGGACGGCCGTCGTCCTCCTCGTCGCCGGTCTCCTCCGACGGTACGACCTGCCGGGCGGGGCCGCCTTCGCCATCGGTTACTACTCGCATCTGATGGGAGATAGCTACCAAAGCCTCCTTTCCGGCCGAGTCGAGGGTCTGACGTTCCTCCTGTGGCCCCTCTTTCCCGTTCGAGGATCGGAGCCGTCCGTCGGAATCATTCAGTATCTGCTGAGCGCGCAGATCGACGGTCAACTGGTCTTCGAGTTGCTCTTCGCCGCCCTCGTCGTCGTCTGGTGGCTGCTCGACGGCGCGCCCGGACTGGCGGCCGCCTGGAACGCCGTACGCCGCCGACTCGTCCGACCGGCGAGCTGAACGGAATTCAGCCATTCATAAAAATTTGAATTTCCGCTAGATATAATATTGATGGAATTCTATAAGAAGTCGACATGCACGTCGTCCTCGTCACTGCTGCCGCAGTGCGCCGCGACCACGTCCGCACCGAAGACGGACAGGTCGACGCCGCGCTCCCCGCTCTCGGTCGTCTCGCGGGTGATTCGACGGTGTTTTCGCGAGCGTACACCAGCTCTCCCGACCACGAATCGACGCTCCGAGCGATACTGACCAGTACCCATCCCACCGAGGATAGCGGAAAGGACCCGACACTCGTCGACGCTCTCGCCGACGCCGGCTGGGAGGCGGGTCTCTTCCACGGGCGTCCCGACGAAACGCGTTCGTCTTGGGGGTTCGAGACGCCCGACGAGTCCTCGGACGAGACGGTCTCGGGGCGACTCCGCGCGAGTGCGCATCGGCGGATCGCCGACAACACGGTGCTCGGTGGGCCGCTGGCGTCCGCCGACCGGCTGATCGGGTCGTCGTTCGGGACGCGGGTCGCGGCACCCCCGTCCCATCCCGCCGCGGACGTGACCGAACGCGCGCTCTCGTGGCTGGACGAAACGTCCGGTCCGCGGTTCCTATGGGTGCATTACGATACCGCGCGCGCGCCGCACGTCCCGCGGGAGGGGACCGCGAGCGACGGAATCGACGTCCGGACCGCGACCAAACTCGGCTACGCCACCGCCAACGCGCCCGACGCGCTGACCGAGGAGGAGCGCGCGACGCTGGAAACACTCTACCGGGGAGAACTCGAACACCTCGACCGCCACGTCGGCCGCCTATTCGACGGGATTCAATCGCGCCTCAACGTCGCGGACACCGTGACCGCGTTCGCGGGGACGAGCGGATGCCCGCTGGGCGAACACGGCCGGTGGTACGACACCAGCGGGGACTTCTACGAGGAGTCCGTTCGCGTTCCGCTGTTCGTCCACGGCCCCGGATTCGACGCCGAGCAGGTGGAGTTCGCCGCGTCGTCGGTCGACGTGCTACCGACGCTCGCCGCCGCCGCCGGCGTCGAACGCGCCGCACAGCGCGGCGGTTCGGACCTCCGTTCGTTCGCCGGGCGACGAGTGACCGAACGACAGGTGTTCGCCGCCGCGGGAACCGCGCCTGCGGCCGCGATGGTCTGCAACGGTCGGTGGAAACTGTCTCGGAGACTAGATAGCGGACGGGAGACCCTATTCGACCACAGCGACGACGCCGCCGAACGGCGGGACCGCTCCGGCGAGAATCTTCCCGTGCACCGAGCGCTGTCGCACGCGCTCGATTACTTCGTCGAAAATCGGCGTCGGCGGTCGGCCTCCACGCGGTCGCCTATGGAGACCAAAACTCGGAGTTAATACGGTTATAAACTACCGTTGGGGATTCAAGACACCTGTATTCTGAACAAGAGCTAACTGTATCTGTCCCCTTACATTCCCGTATTTTTACTAGTTTTTCGCCAAAAACTATTTGTAATTAACACTCTACTAACCGGGTGGATGGCGCAACAAATCGAATCCGAGAACGCTTGGGGGATGGAGTCGGCGGGTCGACCGTCCGAGTTCGTCCACGTGCGCGGACTCGGATCGTCGGCCCGCCAACTGGGAGCGGACGTCTGCCCCGTGCGGCGGGTCGCCGCGCCGTCCGGCCGGCGCCCGTCGAGTCCGCCACCTCGACGGGAGCCGCCACCGCATCGCTAGCAGAACAAGCCTCAACCGTCATCACCGCTCCGCTCGCTCGGCCGACTGCCACTCGGCCGGGTCGGGCCACCGCTGACAGCCTACCACGCGCCGGACGGTCGGACCTCGCGGTCCGCTGCCACTAAACGCCACTCCGTCTCGGTTCGCCAGCCCAGACGCCGACGGACCGTGGCGGTCCACCGTCTCGCCGTTTTTTCGTACGACTTAGTTATGGAGCGTCGGCGCTCGGACGCAGGTCAGACCGTCGAGAGTTCGGTGTTCCGCTCGCACGCATCGGCCCCGTCCTGTAGCTTTCGATAACACTCACAGAGCGTCCGTCCCGTCCGCTCCCAGTTGTACGTCTCTTCGACGGCGCGGCGACCGTTCTTCCCGAGCGTTCTCGCGCGCGCTTCGTCCTCGGCCAACTCCACGAACGCGAGCGCGAACCCCGCGGGGTCGTCGGGCCGGACGACCATCCCGGCGTCGGTCTCGCGGACGATGCGGCGGAGGGGAGCCACGTCGGTGACGACGACGGGTCGAGACATCGCCATGTACTGAAAGAGTTTGTGCGGGACCGTCGTCTCGGTGTGCCCGGTCGACTGGTGCGGGACCAGACAGACGTCGCTGGCGGCGATGTAGGACGGGACGTCTTCGAACGGGACGCGACCCGTGAAGGTGACGTGGTCGGCGACGCCGAGTTCGGAGACGAGCGATTCGAGGCGACGCCGGTACTCCTCGCCGTTGCCTACGACGAGGAGACGCGCGTTCGGGACGCGGTCGAGGACGGCCGGCATCGCACGAACCACCGCGTCGAGGCCGCGGTGCGGACCGCCGAGAGTTCCGACGTAGGAGACGACGAACTCGTCTTCGAACCCTACGTCCCGGAGGTTCGGGTTCCCGAACGCCTCCATCGAGACGTAGTTCGAGACGACGTCAACCTTCGAGCGGTCGGCGCCGCAGTTCTCGACGTAGTGGTCCGCCGCCTCCTCGGTCACCGTGACGACCCTGTCGGCCCTCCGGACGGCGTCGCGTTCGATTCGCTTCCAGCGGAACACCGGTCGAGTCATCCGGTCGGCCAGGTATCGGAGGTTGGTGAGCGACCGGAACGAATTGCCCCGGCGGTACTGCTTGACGGCCTCCGGCCAGTTCTCGTGGAGGTCCGCGACGACGGGGAGGTCGTGTCGCTCGCCCGCGGCGAGGGCGGTGTGGACCATCGGGAGGTCGTGTGCGTGAAGCGCCTCGATTCCCTCCGCCGGTACGATTTCGGCCAGCGCCTGCATCCATGACTCGACGACGCCGGTGGTGAGAGTGCGCGCGCCGGCGAAGATGCCGTCGAGACCCGCGTAGGCGGCCTGGAAGGGACGACGGATGACGGTCGCCGACCCGACCTCTTCCCGGTCGGGAAGCCCCTTGTCGGCCTCCGACAGGATGAACACGGTGTGTCCGTCGGCGGTCAGCGACTTCACCTCCTTGTCGAGACGGATGTCTGTCGGGTAGACCGCGTTCAGGAGCATACAGATGCGCATCGCTACTTCGGGTCTGGGGAGGCGAGGAATAAAACGTTGCGCAGCGTCCCCGACGGAGCGGACCGGTCGGCGTTCGTCGCCGTATACTTAAGTTCGACTCGTCTGTGTCACCAGTATACGCCGCCGTCACGCGGTCGGACATTCATGTCAGGACCTGCTCACTCCTCCGAGACGACGAAGTCGCACGACGCCCGAGAACGCCGGCTCAAGCGGTGGGTGAAACAGCCCCCCGTCGGCCCCAACATGCAGTACCTCCGGGACGCGGAGCGTCTGGCCGCCGTCGAGCGTCTCGGTCACCGCGACCGAGTGCTCGACGTCGCCTCCGAGTCGACGGTGACGGCGACCCTCGACGCGGACGACGTCGTCCGACTCGACTTCTCGGCCGCCGCAAGCGACACCGCGCGCGACGTACTCGGGGACGCGGTGGACGCCTACGAAGTGACCGAACCCGAAACCCCGACGCTGCCGTTCCCCGACGACCACTTCGACGGGGCGGTCTCTATCGGCCCGTACGACTGGAAGTTCCTCGACGTGCCGGGTCTCACGGCGGAGGTTCACCGGGTCACGAAGTCCGACGGCCTCTACGTCTTCTCCGTTCCCACCCCCCGCTCTCCCTACGCCGCCAACGGGGACAACCGCTTTTACGAACCCGACGAGGCGCTCGACGTCGTTTCGCCGAACTGGCACCTCGCCGACTTCGACCTGCTGTTCCAGTATCCCCGTCTACTCCATCTCGGCGTCAACGCCCTCCCCGACCGGTACCAAGAGCGGTTCGTCGACGCGGCCGAACGTCTCTCCGAGGAGTTGACCGAACGCGAACTGTGGCGGCGGGCGTCGTACATCGTCCTCGCCGTGCGCCCGATGAAGTACGACTCCTACCTCGAACGGGGGTTGGAGGCGCTGTTCCGGCCGACCGCCGAGAACGGCTTCTGGGACGAGGTGGACGACTGCATCATCCGCGCGCTGACGTACGAGTTCGACGACGACGGCTCGCTCGTGTGGTCCCGCGACGAGAGCCAGGAGTGGCGCTACGCTCCGATGGCGCTGATGGGCGCGATGAACTGGCGAACGTCGCCGCTCGGCACCGACGAGTACGACGCGAAACTCCGGCGCGAGTTCGAGTTCTTCGACGAACGCATCGAATCGGGGGAACTCCCCAAGGCGATGCCGAGTTACGGGGTCGGTCCCCTCCTCGCCGCGTACGCGATGGCCGCGGAGGTGTTCGAGGAGGAACGGGACGACTACCTCGCGTCTGCGCGCACCCTCTTCGAACACGCCGACGAGGCGGTCGAGTTCGACCACGCCGAGGACAGTCTCGCCCTCTACGGCGCGACGTACCTCCACGAGGCGGTTCCCGACGACGAACGCGTGGAGGCGTTCGTCGACCGCGGCCTCTGGGAGATATCCGATCGCCGGACTCCGGAGGGGTTGTACGGCTTCGACAACCACACGACCCGCCGCCACCAGAACCAGATGTACACCTGCTGGGCCGTCGCGCGCGCGATCGAGGTGACCGGAAAGACCGGCTACCTCGGCGACCTGGAGGACGTTCTCGACTACACCGTCGAGAACCGAATGCGCGAGGACGGCGCGTTCGTCTGGGAGGACTGGCCCCTGCACGCCCGCCTGTACGGGGAACTGCGCGGCAAACTCACGACCGGAACGCCGTACTGGCACTACCTCTACGAGTGCCACCAGACGTTCTTCGTCAACGCCGTCGCCCACTACGACGCCGCGGGCGGCGAGAAGGAGTACACACACGAGGTGCGCCGCGCGATGGCGTGGATATTCGAGACAAACGGAACCGGGCATGACCTCGTCGATATCTCCGAAATCGGCGTTCCGATGCGGCAGGTGACGACCGACGACCGGATGGACAATCGTCAGTTCACGAACGGATGGCGCGACCAGCAGTACAAGGGCACCTACGAGGTGGGGTCGTACGTGATGGCGTTGACGCACCTCCTCGACGGAACGGTTTCGTGAGTCGCTGAAAGCGCCGAGTCAGGAACCCTTCTCCCGGCGCGGTTGGCGCGACCACGAGCGCTGTGTTAGCACGCTCATCTGAGTGTGATTAATCGAGTAAAAACCCCACTTCTGTCATATTCGTCACCTGTCACTGTTAGTTCGTCCTTTCTCCAATAAATTATCTCTGAAAAATGAGACAAAAACGAGACGAACGAGATTGTCGTGAGTAACTTTGGGGGAATATTCCGTCTCAAAAGGCAGAGCAGTGCAATTTACAACTCGTTCAGGTGCGAGGCGACGGGCGGTGGCGGTGCTGTTGGCGTTCGTCACGCTCACGTCCTCGATTACCGCAGGCGTCGTCTTCGCCGCCGGACCGGCGGCGGCGCACGGCGACCACACAGACGGCGGCGGTAGCGACGGTTCGGACGAGTGGGCGGCCGACTCCGACTCCTTCCGCAAGGAGACGGTCATCTCGGGGCTGAACCAACCGATGGAGACGGTGTTCCTGCCCGACGGACGGATGCTCGTCATCCAGAAGGGCGGGGAGATAGTCATCTACGACCCGGGGACCGAGGAGTCCGAAACGTACCTCGACCTCCGAGAGATCGACAGCGTCGAGTCCAATCGCGAGCGAGGGCTCCTCGGTATCGCACTGGCGAACGACTTCGATGAGAGCGGCGAGTTCTACGTCTACTACTCGCGCCTCGACGACCCGGACGCGGCCGACCCCGCGAATAGCGAACCGGAGAACGTCCTCGCGCGGTTCACCCACGTTGAGAACGACGGGGGAACGACCAGTCGCGCCGACCCCGCGAGTCGGGAGGTGCTCTGGCGAAACGAGATACACACCGGTTCGGACATCGCCTGCTGTCACCTCGGCGGCGGCCTCGACGTCGGCCCCGACGGAAAGGTGTACATCGGGACCGGCGACGAGTACGACAACGCCCAGTGGGCGCAGGACCTCTCCCGACCCGACGGAAAGATCATCCGCCTGAACCCCGACGGCTCCATTCCCGAAGACAACCCGTTCGCCGGCGACGGCGACCCCGACACTCTCGGAGAGATATGGGCGTACGGCCTCCGAAACCCGTATCGAATCAACTTCGCGCAGAACGGCGAACTCTACATCGGCGAGGTCGGCGGGAACAACCGCTACGACGCCGCCGAAGACATCCACCTCGGCGAGAAGGGCGCCAACTACGGTTGGCCCGACTGCGAGGGCGTCTGCGAGAATCCCGACTACAACGACCCCATCTTCTCGTACTTACACGGCGAGACGCCCGGCGGCGCGAACGACGACCCGTCCGGCGACGGCTACGGCGCCGCGGTCACCGTCGGCCCCGTCTACGGCGCCGACATGTTCCCCGAGGAGTACGACAACGTCCTGTTCTACAGCGACTACAACGACCGACTCATCAAGTACCTCGTGCTGAGCGACGACGGGACGGAGGTCGTCGCCGGTCCCTACAACTTCGACAAAGGGACGGGCGCCCTCGTCTCGACCAAGGTCGGACCCGACGGCGCCCTCTACGGGACGCAATTGGGGCGGGGACAGATCGTTCGCTACGTCTACGAATCCGGGAACAAGGCGCCGCAGGTCGACTCCGCGAGCGCGACGCCCGAGAGCGGCGCCGCACCCCTCGACGTGACGTTCGACGCGAGCGCGTCGGACCCCGAGGGCGACGACCTGAGTTACACGTGGCACTTCGGCGACGGCGAGACGGCGAGCGGTGCGAGCATTTCTCACACGTACGACGAGCAGGGGTCCTACGAACCCTACGTCGAGGTGAGCGACGGGACGACGGCGGTGGACTCCGAACCCGTCCCGGTCAGCGTCGGCGGCGCACCCGAGATGACGCTGAATCCCTCCGGCGACGTGAGCGCGCGCGGGGGCGAGGACGTCACGCTGTCGGCCGACGTGACCGACGTCGAGGACGGACGGCTCTCAGGGGAGGATATCGAGTGGGAGGTCAGCCTCGCCCACAACACGCACCGACACCCGCAGACGTCCGAGACGGGCGAGTCGATAACGTACACGGTGCCGGCGACGGGTCACGCGACGACGGGTGTCGTCGCCTACGAAGTCAACGTGACGGCCACCGACTCCGACGGACTGCAGACGACGAAGTCGGTGACCATCGAACCCGAGGAGGTCGACGTCACGCTGGCGAGCCAACCCGAGGGCGTCAACGTCAGCGTCGGCGGCGTGCCGGAGTCGACCGCCGACGGCGGCTACACGTTCGACACGATGATCGGGTACCGGCACAGTCTGTCGGCGCCCGAGTCGGTCTGCCGGGAGGGAACGAGCTACGAGTTCGACGGCTGGAGCGACGGAGCGACCGACTCGGATCGGACGTACACCGTCCCGACCGCCGACGCGACCCTGACCGCGCAGTACGCCGAAGTGGGGACGTGCGGCGGCGTCGCGGAGGAGAACGCTCCGCCCGAAATCGGGGATATCCCCGCGATAGAGTACACCGGCGAAGAGGTGACCGTCGACGTGACCGAGTACGCGACCGACCCCGACGGTGACGAGGTGGACCCGTCGAGCGTCGCGATAGTCGAGGGCGCCGAGGAGGGGTCCGCGACGTCGAACGGCGACGGGACCGTCACGTACGACACCGAGGCCACGTCGGGGACCGACTCGTTCGCCGTCACCGTCAACGACACCCGAGGAGGGCAGTCCGCTCCGGCGACAGTCGACGTGACCATCGACGTCGAAGACGGGGATGACGGCGACACCACGACGGAAACCGAAACTGAAACTGAGACCGAGAGCGGCGGAGGCGCCGAGGACGGGGAGGACGCTGACCCGAGCGGCGGCGACGGGGACGTCGAACCGGACGACGAAGACGAGGCTCCGAGCGGCGGGAGCCTCGACGACGAGAACGACGAGGGCGGGTCCGACGACGCTGACGGCGAAGACGACAGCGACGACGGCGGGTCGTCCGGCGGGTCCGGCGGCGGGTACTCCGGAGACGCCGGCGAGACGGCCTCCTTCGAGCTATCGAACGCGACGCTCTCCGCGACGAACGTCTCGGTCGGTGACGCGGTGAACGCCTCCGCCGTCGTCGCCAACGTCGGCGACGCCGACGGCGCGACCACCGTGGACCTCACCGTCGGCGACGAGACGGTCGACGCCCGCGAACTCTCGCTCGAAGCGGGAGCCAGCGAGACGGTGACGCTGTCGCACTCCTTCGAGGAGTCCGGGACGTACGAACTGTCGCTCGGCGGGCGCTCCGTCGGGAACGTGACCGTCACGGACGCGACGGGGGCGAACGCGTCCGACGAGGGCGACGGGTCGTCGTCCGTCTCGACGGCGCAGACGGCCGGCGGCGACGAAAACGGGACCGCCGACAGCGAGGGCGGCGACGGAGACGCGGAGACGGCCGCGGTGACCGACGAAGCGACGGTCACCGCGACCGAGACCGGCGCCGACCCGACCGCCACCGGCGAGACGAACTCAGGAACGCCCGGATTCGGTCCGGTCGTGGCGCTGCTCTCGGTGTTCCTCGGTGCCGCCGCGTTCGCGCGCCGGCGACGAACGTGAGCGAGTAGACGCGCTCGCGGTCGAGCTTCGGACTTCGACTTTTGAAATCGTACGTGATACGGACGCCGCTCGAACAGCGGACGCGGTGGTGTCGAAAGCGAACGGCAGTCGGCACAGAGTCGGAAGGCTCCGGTCTCAAAACAGCGGACACGGCGGTGTTCGGGACCGCGTCGAGCGCACCGGTGCGGGCGCCTACGCTCCGTGGAAGTCTTCGAGCGTCGTCGGTTCGTCGTCGCCATCGACGTAGGGGTTGATGCTGTCGTGGACGCCGACGAGTTCGACGGTGTCGGCCATCGCCGAGAGGATGAGTTCGACGTCCATGTCGAGCGCGTACTCCCGGTAGGTTCCGCCGCGTCGCCCCTCGTTTCGTTCGGTGACGGAGACGATGCCCAGCATGGCGAGTTCGCTCAGGTGGTCTCGCATCCGACGGGGGACGAGAGGGTCGCGGTTGGCGAGTTCGGCGAAGCGGGTGTAGCGAGGGCGGACGTCACGCGAGCGGATGGGCGTCTCTCCCTCCAGATCCAGGGTGAGGAGCGCGTAGAGAACGAGGTGGCCGTGCTCGGTGAGTCCGTTGATTCCCTCTTTGATACGGCCGCGTTCGAGCGCTCGACGTCCGCGTCGGACGTGACTCTCCTCGATGGAGTCGGTCTCCTCGTCGCGCGCCAGGTCGCCCGCCTTCATCAGGAGGTCGATGGACTGGCGAGCGTCGCCGGCGTCTTTCGCCCCGTAGGCGGCGCACAGCGGGATGACCTCCTCTGAGAGGACGCCCTCGTGGAAGGCAACTTCGGCGCGCTGTTGGAGGATGGCGCGGAGGTTTTCGGCGTTGTAGGCGGGGAAGTGAATCTCCTGTTCGCACAGCGAACTCTTGACTTTCGGCGAGAGGTCGTCGCGGAAAGAGAAGTCGTTCGAGATGCCGATGAGACCGATTTTGGCGACTTCGAGGTTACCGTTCGCGCGGGCGCGGGGGAGTTGATAGAGGATGCTGTCGTCGTTGACGTGGTCTATCTCGTCGAGGACGACGAGGACGCTGCCCGCCCGGTCGTCGAGTTCGTCCCAGAGCATCTCGTAAACCGAGGCGAGCGGGTAGCCCGTCGTGGATATCTGATTCGACTCCGAGCGGAGGCTGTTGACGAGGCGGGTGGCTATCTGGTAGGAGCTGGTGAGGCCGTCGCAGTTGAGAAAGGTGACCGAGAGGTCGATGTCGTCGTACTGCGCGGCGTCCTCCCGGAGGTGCGCGAGGAGATACTTCGTCGCCGCCGTCTTCCCCACGCCCGTCTTTCCGTAGAGGAAGATGTTGTTCGGTTGCTCGCCGTTGATGACGGGTTGGAGCGCCGCTTGGTACGTTCGGAGTTCCTCGTCGCGGCCGACCAACTGCTCGGGCTGATAATCCTCCCGCAGGGCGTCCCGGTCCCGGTAGATGTCGTTGTCCCGCTCGAACAGCGCCATGGACACGTCCTCACGGGCACTATTGATAAAACCACCGCGTCCGGAGTGTCCGCTGTTCTGTCCGTATATAAAGAACGGCGAGAACACACCCCCTCCACTTTGTCCGCAGTTCCGGCGCGAGCGGGGGTGGGGGGGAGTGGCGGTCGGAACGATGGTCCTTTTGGGCCGACAGATTTATTATATCACACCGCAAGTTACTCCGTAGTCCTCTTAGAGCGGAGAACGAGAGAGATATCGAACGAGTTCCCCGCGTTCAAGCGGTTCGAACCGGGATATCGCCGGATGCTCTCGCGCGGTGGCCGCCGCGTCGCCCCAGACGGAAGCGGTTCTCCGGCTACCCCCCCACCCCCCTTCGACGGGCAGAACAGCGGACACGGTGGAGGGGGTGTGTGGACCGAACGACGGACGACGCCACAGAACGTGGGACCGGTGACCGGCCTCTTCATCTGTCAGCGGCCATCTCGACACCGAACACGCAGGAATACGCTCGAGAAAGTAACACAGCCGGAAAGTCCCGTGTTCGGACTCCCGTTCGACGACCTCCGGACTGGCGGACGTGGAACCTCTTGGGTCCGTCCCAGTATCGTATCTCCTCTCGTCGCCGAAGAACAGCGGACACGGTGGTGT
This genomic stretch from Halogeometricum sp. S1BR25-6 harbors:
- a CDS encoding PQQ-dependent sugar dehydrogenase, whose protein sequence is MAVLLAFVTLTSSITAGVVFAAGPAAAHGDHTDGGGSDGSDEWAADSDSFRKETVISGLNQPMETVFLPDGRMLVIQKGGEIVIYDPGTEESETYLDLREIDSVESNRERGLLGIALANDFDESGEFYVYYSRLDDPDAADPANSEPENVLARFTHVENDGGTTSRADPASREVLWRNEIHTGSDIACCHLGGGLDVGPDGKVYIGTGDEYDNAQWAQDLSRPDGKIIRLNPDGSIPEDNPFAGDGDPDTLGEIWAYGLRNPYRINFAQNGELYIGEVGGNNRYDAAEDIHLGEKGANYGWPDCEGVCENPDYNDPIFSYLHGETPGGANDDPSGDGYGAAVTVGPVYGADMFPEEYDNVLFYSDYNDRLIKYLVLSDDGTEVVAGPYNFDKGTGALVSTKVGPDGALYGTQLGRGQIVRYVYESGNKAPQVDSASATPESGAAPLDVTFDASASDPEGDDLSYTWHFGDGETASGASISHTYDEQGSYEPYVEVSDGTTAVDSEPVPVSVGGAPEMTLNPSGDVSARGGEDVTLSADVTDVEDGRLSGEDIEWEVSLAHNTHRHPQTSETGESITYTVPATGHATTGVVAYEVNVTATDSDGLQTTKSVTIEPEEVDVTLASQPEGVNVSVGGVPESTADGGYTFDTMIGYRHSLSAPESVCREGTSYEFDGWSDGATDSDRTYTVPTADATLTAQYAEVGTCGGVAEENAPPEIGDIPAIEYTGEEVTVDVTEYATDPDGDEVDPSSVAIVEGAEEGSATSNGDGTVTYDTEATSGTDSFAVTVNDTRGGQSAPATVDVTIDVEDGDDGDTTTETETETETESGGGAEDGEDADPSGGDGDVEPDDEDEAPSGGSLDDENDEGGSDDADGEDDSDDGGSSGGSGGGYSGDAGETASFELSNATLSATNVSVGDAVNASAVVANVGDADGATTVDLTVGDETVDARELSLEAGASETVTLSHSFEESGTYELSLGGRSVGNVTVTDATGANASDEGDGSSSVSTAQTAGGDENGTADSEGGDGDAETAAVTDEATVTATETGADPTATGETNSGTPGFGPVVALLSVFLGAAAFARRRRT
- a CDS encoding orc1/cdc6 family replication initiation protein — its product is MALFERDNDIYRDRDALREDYQPEQLVGRDEELRTYQAALQPVINGEQPNNIFLYGKTGVGKTAATKYLLAHLREDAAQYDDIDLSVTFLNCDGLTSSYQIATRLVNSLRSESNQISTTGYPLASVYEMLWDELDDRAGSVLVVLDEIDHVNDDSILYQLPRARANGNLEVAKIGLIGISNDFSFRDDLSPKVKSSLCEQEIHFPAYNAENLRAILQQRAEVAFHEGVLSEEVIPLCAAYGAKDAGDARQSIDLLMKAGDLARDEETDSIEESHVRRGRRALERGRIKEGINGLTEHGHLVLYALLTLDLEGETPIRSRDVRPRYTRFAELANRDPLVPRRMRDHLSELAMLGIVSVTERNEGRRGGTYREYALDMDVELILSAMADTVELVGVHDSINPYVDGDDEPTTLEDFHGA